Part of the Musa acuminata AAA Group cultivar baxijiao chromosome BXJ3-10, Cavendish_Baxijiao_AAA, whole genome shotgun sequence genome, aggtgagctttaTGTTCCACACAAGGTTCCTGATAGGCCTCACTCGCCAACTCCGGTGGCCAGCTCATTCCAACCTTCTTTTCGCTCACTCCACTACAAAGCGCCCCCCCACCCTCACCTCTCTCCCTCTCTGTCATCACCTCCCATCGAGCCATCGACACCATCCATCCCCAATGGCCTCCTCACCCATGCTCATTGGCCTGACCACATTTCTCCTCCTCACCGCGTCCGCCCTCTTCGGCCAAACCGAGTCCAAGGTGGCTCCCGGTCCTAAGCCGGCGCCGCTCAACCTCACCGGCATTCTCGAGAAGGGCGGGCAGTACGGCACCTTCCTTCGCCTGCTGAGAGAGACGCAGGTAGGGGAGCAGATCGAGAGCCAGCTGAACAACTCCTTCAATGGCCTCACCATCTTCGCCCCCACCGACAATGCCTTCAGCAACCTGAAAGCCGGCACGCTCAACAGCCTGACGACCCAAGAGCAGGTGTCGCTGGTCCTCTACCACGTCCTCCCGAGGTACTACAGCCCAACCACCTTCGAGACCACGAGCAACCCGGTGAACACGCAGGCATCGGGGAGGAGCGGCGTCTACACCGTCAACATCACCAGCACCAGCAACCAGGTGAACGTGTCCACCGGGGTCAACCAGACGCCCATCAACAACAACCTCTACTTGGAATTCCCGTTGGCGGTGTACTCGGTGGACAAGGTGTTGCTGCCCGCCGAGCTTTTCGGGGCTAAACCTCCCGCGTCATCACCGTCTCCGGCGGCGACTCCGGTGAAGCCTAAGAAGAGTGCTCCGGCAGCTGACGGGCCTTCCGCGAGCGCCGACACAGCGCCTTCTGCGGCTAGTCGCAAGGGAAGGAGCGCGGAACGGGTCCTGCTTCTGGGGATCGGGTTGGCGTGCGTTGGGAGTCTTCTCTAGGGAGTCCATTGATTGCATGGGACTGTGACTGCGTCGTTGATCTCTTGGGTGTCTGGTTTGCCGTTGTCAGTAAATTCCTGCATGCATTTGTACCTTTTATTTCTAccattcatgagttattttatttGCTCtgttcaaaaataatattttcattatcaCATATGCAATAATGACATTTTTGGATCAATAATCACAACCTTATAACTTATTATGATATCTTAATTACAATATCAATTGGATGATTAAAAGCTTAAACTGTTTGGAAAGTGTCCCATCTATATTAAATTCCAAAAATGGACAATTAATTTCAATCTCTCCACTTTTTTGCATTTCCCCTGTTCCGCTGCAACCACCATTCACAAGGACGGAGAGGCCACAACCGCTGTCCTCTCCGGCGTCCCCACCGACCACGGCATTAATTAGTGCATGGCCCACGAACACGTCGTCTCTCTCTTGGTGGATTACCGATCACCGGCCCAACGCACGACCCTCTCGCGCAGATCTCTCCATACATTAGAAAGCATAATGTATCTGTGGCGTGGACGGCAATCATTGATGCAGGCCATTAGTTCTGAGGTCCCGTCCATGACGATCACTGCTCCTGGTCctactctccccttctcctctcgaTGCTGCCCTCTCCCACACCAAGTTTGAGAATGATGAATGCATACATAAGCGAAGGGCCTGTGGGCTGATATATTGCATTCAACCTCAATAagactcatctctctctctctctctctctctctctctctcttctctgacTGAATAGTGTGCTGGACTTAGGGTGATAGAAAAGGGATAAAGGCTTTTCTGGCATCTTTGCAGAAAGTGAAGGTGCTGATATCCACACGTCCAGCGGCTTTGAAATATATTCTGCTGTCAACATAACCATGCAAGGAAACAGACATGCCATTGGTGACAAGATCTCTCTTTTCCCCAAGGCTTACTTCCTCCTCGTTTTACTCTTTCTTTTCTCCTCCGACTCCTCTTACATATTTGAGACGGAGCAGTACTTTTTATTGTGGCGCCCTGCAGAGGAATCTCATGTCGGAAAGGATGTGGAAAGTGGTCGCCGCCATGCCTTGGGCAAGGAGAGAATATCCAAGGGCTTTACAAGACTTCAAATGCTAACCTCCAAATGCTTTGGAGTAAACAAAGATCCCAACCATGGATATCACATGAAAGACCTGTTTGATTGTAGTTAATCCATGCACTGCAGTCAGCCCGGAGGCAACGCATCAGAGCTTAGGCTTTTTTCTAGCTGATGTCTCCTTCCACAAGAAGAATCAAATCGATGGAAATGGAGATGTCATGTGCATTCCGAGTCATCTACACTGATGCAAATTATAAGCATCCAATAGCACGCACCATGCAACACGATCTATCAAAACAGTGGATAAATTCCCACATGCTTTCCTGTCAATTGTCCCGAACAGGTTTTCATGTGTCTTCGGTACAAAGCAACACCGACGAACTGAAAGGATGGATACAAGTGTGGAAAGAGATGGAGTTCAGATATCTGGAAAGAGTCGATAAGCTTGCATGGCATTATTCATGGACAAGCATTCCTTCTCTGTCGTATGCGTCGTCGCATGGCTATGGAGTTCCTACAGCATCCATGGTGGTAGCACGTGCATGAGTAGTCCTAAGGAATCATAGGACGGAGACTGCACCGATGTTAAGTCTAATGAGGATTTGGTCTGTGTGAAACCGTGTAATTAGTCCCTTAATTCATGCCTTGGACCTCGGAAACACACATCGAGCTGTCTGGTACGCCACTCATACTATAAGCTTACCTCTTAGAAATGAGTGTCACCCGAAGGAACGAGAGAGAGGGTTTGTGTTAGATACATCGGCCAAAGTCTTCTTCTCAACGTTTGCTATCCATAAATAGGAGTAGGAAAGTTGGCAATTGTCTTTAGGGAAGCAGAAGGAGAAGAAATGGCCGGAGAAGCAGTTTCAAAGGCCTCCCAACCACTAAATCCATGTCCTGATCCCAATCTTCCTCCTGTGGTCAAGAAAAAGAGAAACCTCCCAGGAACACCAGGCAAGCATCCATGACTAACACATTGGAATGGagcttctctcctctcttctctcttcgATGGTAGTTTCAGCTTGACTAAGCTCTTTGTATCAACAGATCCTGAAGCAGAGGTGATTGCGCTCTCCCCGGGAACCCTCTTGGCCACCAACCGATTCCTGTGCGAGATCTGTGGCAAAGGCTTCCAGCGAGACCAAAACCTGCAGCTCCACAGGCGAGGCCACaacctaccatggaagctgaagcAGAGGAGCGGCAAGGAGCCGAGGAAGCGGGTGTACGTGTGCCCGGAGGAGAGCTGCATCCACCATAACCCCGCGCGGGCGCTTGGTGATCTCACGGGCATCAAGAAGCACTTCTGCCGCAAGCATggcgagaagaagtggaagtgcgACAAGTGCTCCAAGCGGTACGCCGTGCAGTCCGACTGGAAGGCCCACTCTAAGACTTGCGGCACGAGAGAGTATCGCTGCGACTGCGGCGTCCTTTTCTCCAGGTATATTAATTGCCGTCTCTTTTGCTACGCGTTTGGATTGATCTAAAGGCTGTTCGCCGAAGAGGAAATCCAATTGGATTAATTGGAAGTTTGTCTCGATGAACAGGAGAGATAGCTTCATAACCCATAGGGCTTTCTGTGATGCTCTGGCTGAAGAAACCGCAAGAGTTTCAGCAGCATACACCATGACGAACACGACATCGATCGGCAGTGTCGATTCTCTTCTTCAAGATGGTGTAATGACACCCAACATATGGAAACATCTTTCGCCAAATCTTAAGCCAAACATTATGGATCGTGAGGTTGGTCAGCAGGATAGACACGGGTGTTCATCGTGGATGGGCCATGGAGGTCAGCTCGATAATGCCTTTGATGGAACTACTGCTATGTCTGAGATCAACCAAGCTGGGTTGGTCGACAGTCAATTGAGTTGGATCCATTGCAACAAGTTGTCGTCATTGCCAACTTCAAACACTTTGAAGCCTCTCACGGGAAGCGTTCCTTCCTTGTTTACTTCTCTGCCTCACCGTCCTGCTCCCGATATATCTGCCACGGCATTGCTGCAAAAGGCTGCACAAGTCGGCGCGATCTCCACCACCCCATTCTCGGGGAGCTTTGGGCTGCCCGAGTGCCAGAACACAAGCGCCGGTGACGGCAGCGTCTTTGATGGCTTGCTCATTCATGAATTCGCTGCGTCGAACACGGACGAGGTAAATTACATCACAAGGAGCCGCAGCATGCTAAGAGATTGTCTTGGAGGAGAGACCCGGGACTTCTTAGGAGTTGGGGTGCAGACTCTTTGTCAGCCATCAGCAAATGGATGGATCTGAGCCTGCTCGAGGGTGAACGGCAACAAGAAAGAGATGACCATACTTCGCACTTTGCAGGGGAGGAGACAGGTGCTGATTGATTACTGCTTGCTCTACGGGAAGACGAAGTCATCCGAAAGTAGCAGCTGCTCCTTGAAACGGCTGCTTTTGTTTGGAGAAGAAAGGTGGGAGTGTTGGGAGACGAGGAACACCTTCCCCTTCATTTCCATTACTGCACTAAGCTTCATTTCTTTCAAGGTTGTCTTTAATGTAAGCTGGAATTAAGTGCTTCTGGTGGCACAATGCATGAATTTTTCtttctaaatatattttttttgacaaGTCCAAAAATGGCAAAAAGTTGTCTTGGCAAGTCCAATTAATTTATTTTGCATTATAATtacaaatcaagaaaaataaaatatataaaataagagTAGGAATTAATATAGTAATATTTCTCAATATTTTGTCCATCATATTTTTGCACCAccttttttttaaaacatttcaTATTTCTtctttcattattttttattaattattttgagAAGAAAAAAGATGTAGGAAAACTAAACCAGATTTCTATTGGGGATCCTCTCCAATTCAAACAGAGGATCATCCTGTTCAATTGGTCTCATCATCACTCTTCGTCCTTCCACTTTCGCATCCTATCCATCC contains:
- the LOC135650438 gene encoding zinc finger protein NUTCRACKER-like yields the protein MAGEAVSKASQPLNPCPDPNLPPVVKKKRNLPGTPDPEAEVIALSPGTLLATNRFLCEICGKGFQRDQNLQLHRRGHNLPWKLKQRSGKEPRKRVYVCPEESCIHHNPARALGDLTGIKKHFCRKHGEKKWKCDKCSKRYAVQSDWKAHSKTCGTREYRCDCGVLFSRRDSFITHRAFCDALAEETARVSAAYTMTNTTSIGSVDSLLQDGVMTPNIWKHLSPNLKPNIMDREVGQQDRHGCSSWMGHGGQLDNAFDGTTAMSEINQAGLVDSQLSWIHCNKLSSLPTSNTLKPLTGSVPSLFTSLPHRPAPDISATALLQKAAQVGAISTTPFSGSFGLPECQNTSAGDGSVFDGLLIHEFAASNTDEVNYITRSRSMLRDCLGGETRDFLGVGVQTLCQPSANGWI
- the LOC135651889 gene encoding fasciclin-like arabinogalactan protein 13 — its product is MASSPMLIGLTTFLLLTASALFGQTESKVAPGPKPAPLNLTGILEKGGQYGTFLRLLRETQVGEQIESQLNNSFNGLTIFAPTDNAFSNLKAGTLNSLTTQEQVSLVLYHVLPRYYSPTTFETTSNPVNTQASGRSGVYTVNITSTSNQVNVSTGVNQTPINNNLYLEFPLAVYSVDKVLLPAELFGAKPPASSPSPAATPVKPKKSAPAADGPSASADTAPSAASRKGRSAERVLLLGIGLACVGSLL